From Mytilus edulis chromosome 8, xbMytEdul2.2, whole genome shotgun sequence, one genomic window encodes:
- the LOC139484577 gene encoding uncharacterized protein, translating into MGDNLLIVPESSLQQPTTPIRQQLTSKASFDNLVSHWDLTNLERLGIFYAVQPVDINTLLDKSLSYNSQISHLSPNLKTFITILERFLNFNVSLPDDYSEGERREDRQARWTNEMEALARCKIEADKVYKYEEVIDNETETDNDLLCLFDSIMASVREFYVDLKQFMVDSKLNRCTEGSYRELCRAFLKTCGLGTRAGNVLNQTLEIGELTVKSSPDLRCYSHSNSLVDNYQEETVLVIGEIKQWKRNWKLLHSMDFRSHHLQPCNVLGPHGGQLLLETNSTCFRIGVDSEQQRCRLVYGAIIIGTQVVFTALEISEQHLTEIENVKTYKGRIENENRIGNSIISYTRPYDYLKASERSFIYESLLRFACYQKGLT; encoded by the exons ATGGGTGATAATTTGTTGATTGTACCTGAATCAAGTTTGCAGCAGCCTACAACGCCTATAAGACAACAATTGACATCTAAGGCTTCTTTTGACAATTTAGTGTCACACTGGGACCTAACTAATTTAGAGAGATTAGGTATTTTCTATGCAGTGCAGCCTGTTGACATCAACACACTTCTTGATAAATCGCTGTCTTACAATTCACAAATATCGCATTTGTCACCAAATTTGAAGACATTTATAACAATTCTAGAACGATTTCTGAATTTTAATGTCAGTTTACCAGATGATTATTCCGAAGGTGAACGAAGGGAAGATAGACAAGCCCGATGGACAAATGAAATGGAAGCATTAGCCAGGTGCAAAATAGAGGCAGATAAAGTGTATAAATATGAAGAAGTTATTGATAATGAAACGGAAACTGATAATGATTTATTATg tctGTTTGATAGTATAATGGCATCCGTGAGAGAGTTTTATGTCGACCTGAAACAATTTATGGTAGACAGCAAACTGAATCGCTGTACAGAAGGGTCATACAGAGAACTCTGCAGagcatttttaaaaacatgtggACTTGGAACCAG GGCTGGAAATGTATTGAATCAAACATTGGAGATTGGAGAGCTGACTGTAAAATCATCGCCAGACCTTAGATGTTATTCCCATAGTAACAGTTTAGTAGACAATTATCAAGAAGAAACTGTTCTTGTGATAGGAGAg aTAAAACAATGGAAGAGGAATTGGAAATTACTTCATTCCATGGATTTTAGATCACATCATCTCCAACCTTGTAATGTTCTTGGACCACATGGTGGTCAACTATTATTAGAGACTAACAGTACCTGTTTTAGAATAGGAGTAGATTCAGAACAGCAACGTTGTAGACTTGTTTATGGAGCCATTattattggtacacag GTTGTTTTTACTGCTCTAGAAATATCTGAACAGCACTTGACTGAAATTGAAAATGTGAAAACCTATAAAGGAAGAATAGAAAATGAGAATAGAATTGGCAATTCAATTATTTCATACACAAGACCTTATGACTATTTGAAAGCTTCTGAAAGATCCTTTATATATGAATCTCTATTGAGGTTTGCTTGTTACCAGAAAGGACTGACATGA